DNA sequence from the Agrobacterium tumefaciens genome:
CATCCAGAGCGGCCATCTCGATACACGTAGCTTGGTGGAGGAGACGCTCGATGTGATCGGTAAGGACGATGACCAGGCGATTTTTATCTGCCTGACGGCAGAGCGCGCCATGGCGGAGGCGGAAGCGGCATCGAAACGTATTCGCGAAGGCCGCTCCTGTGGTGTACTCGATGGCATTCCGGTGGCATGGAAGGATCTTTTTGATCTCGCGGGCGTGGCAACCACTGCCGGATCGACGGTGCTGTCGAACGATGCGCCTGCTGCCCGTGATGCAGATGTGGTGACGGCGCTGAAGCAGGCGGGCATGGTCTCCATCGGCCGCACCAATATGAGCGAGTTTGCTTTTTCCGGTCTCGGCATCAATCCGCATTATGGCACGCCGCGCAATCCCGCCTCACAGGATGGCCATCGTTTGCCCGGCGGTTCGTCTTCCGGTGCGGGTGTGGCTGTGGCCGCCGGTCTCGTGCCGGTGGCGATCGGTACGGATACCGGCGGATCGGTGCGCATTCCCGCCGCCTTCAACGGCGTGGTAGGCTACAAGGCAAGCCGCGGCCGTTATTCGATGCGCGGTGTTTATCCCCTGGCGAAAAGCCTTGATTCACTTGGGCCACTCACCCGCACCGTGCAGGATGCCGTCTGGGTGGATGCGGCCATGCGCGGCAAGGCCACGGCTGATGTGGCGCGCTCACCTCTTTCCGGCCTATCGCTGGTGGTGCCAGAGACAGTGTTTTTCGATGCAGTTGAGGATGGCGTTGCGGCTGCTTTCGAGCAGGCGGTGGAGCGGCTTGTTCGCGCCGGTGCTAAGGTGCGGCGGCAGGCATTTCCGATCTTTTCGGAACTGTTCGATCTTATCAGGCAAAAGGGTGCGCTGGTAACGGCGGAAGCTTTTACCCTGCATAAAGCCCGGCTGGAAGGTGCGGATGCCGCACGCATGGACCCGCGCGTTGTTGCCCGAACGAAGCTTGGCGCAAATATCTCCATGCCCGACTACATCGCCATTATCGAGGCGCGCGAACGCATGACGGCGGCGTTTATGGGCATGATCGGCAAGGACGAACTGCTGGTGTCACCGACATTGCCGCATGTGGCCGCACAGGTCGCGCCGCTTGTCGATGATGACGATGCCTTCTTTGCCATGAATGCGAAGACCCTGCGTAACACCCAGATCGGCAATTTTCTCGATCTCTGCGGTGTTTCCATTCCGTGCGGAACAGGCGAGGCGGGAATGCCCGTGGGGCTGCTGCTCTCCGGCCTGCATGGAATGGATGAGGATGTGCTGGGTGTTGCGATGGCTGCGGAAGAGATTGTGCGGGGTTGAGGGGCAGTTTCATCCCCTCTTGTTGTCGGCAACGTAAAAACCTGTCCTCGGTCATCCTCGGGCCTGTCCCGAGGATCCGCTGCCGATTGATTTTTGATGCGTGGTTAGATCCTCGGCACAAGGCCGAGGATGGCGTCGCGTGGGGAGAGGACTCCCGACAATCTCACCGCGCCGCCCAGTTGGCGCCGCGGCGGAACATGGTCTTCATCTGCGGCACGGAAAATTCCTTGGCCTGATGGCCGAGCGCCGAATAGAAAACCCGGCCCTTGCCGTATTTGCGTTTCCACACCACCGGCATCACCACGCCGTCGATCCACCAGGCATGATCGCCGGTGAATTTCGTCGTCGCCAGCACCTCGTTGGAGGGGTCGACATGCATGTAATATTGCTCCGACGTGTAGGGAAAATCGGAAATTCCCTCCATCAGCGGGTCATCGGGGCGGGTGATGTTGACGTGATAGTCGATGATATTGCCGGGATGGGCGACCCACTGGCCGCCGATCATGAACTGATATTCGACGCATTCGCGGAAACTGTCGCCAGCACCACCATGGAAACCGGCAATGCCGACACCGTTTTCGACGGCGGCGGTGAGGTTCTTGATCTCTTCCTTCTCGATTTTCGACATGGTGACGATGGGCACGACGAGGCTGAGATCATGCACCGAAGGATCGGCAAAAGCCTCGG
Encoded proteins:
- a CDS encoding amidase, which gives rise to MAHRGKNIAQLSVLIQSGHLDTRSLVEETLDVIGKDDDQAIFICLTAERAMAEAEAASKRIREGRSCGVLDGIPVAWKDLFDLAGVATTAGSTVLSNDAPAARDADVVTALKQAGMVSIGRTNMSEFAFSGLGINPHYGTPRNPASQDGHRLPGGSSSGAGVAVAAGLVPVAIGTDTGGSVRIPAAFNGVVGYKASRGRYSMRGVYPLAKSLDSLGPLTRTVQDAVWVDAAMRGKATADVARSPLSGLSLVVPETVFFDAVEDGVAAAFEQAVERLVRAGAKVRRQAFPIFSELFDLIRQKGALVTAEAFTLHKARLEGADAARMDPRVVARTKLGANISMPDYIAIIEARERMTAAFMGMIGKDELLVSPTLPHVAAQVAPLVDDDDAFFAMNAKTLRNTQIGNFLDLCGVSIPCGTGEAGMPVGLLLSGLHGMDEDVLGVAMAAEEIVRG
- a CDS encoding ThuA domain-containing protein, translating into MREALIVWGGWSGHEPQECATIVKDMLEEDGFKVYVEHSTEAFADPSVHDLSLVVPIVTMSKIEKEEIKNLTAAVENGVGIAGFHGGAGDSFRECVEYQFMIGGQWVAHPGNIIDYHVNITRPDDPLMEGISDFPYTSEQYYMHVDPSNEVLATTKFTGDHAWWIDGVVMPVVWKRKYGKGRVFYSALGHQAKEFSVPQMKTMFRRGANWAAR